From Daucus carota subsp. sativus chromosome 6, DH1 v3.0, whole genome shotgun sequence:
GTTGCATCATCCTTTTGGTGCAAATTTTCATAGAATTGTAGATTATGATTTTAACCAAGCTCTCTCTCTACTCACTTTAGGCAGGTGGTAATAAAACATTTATGGATGCATCTCCTCTCTGTCTGCACACAACCAGAAGCTGTTATGTAGCTAGGAGGACCATGATGTTGTCGAATGCAGCAGAAATGTGAACTTCTGTGGGTGTTAAAATTTTAGATTGTATAATGAACTCTTGCTGGGGCAtacttttgtttttgttaaaatgCATAGTGTGGTTCCAGGCTGCAGCACAGGTCAATGCAGTAGTAGGTGACAGTAGTTTTCCCCTTTACTCTTCACCTGTTTTTTGCAAAATCTCACTTTATGAATTTGTAAAATCTTTTGCTGATGGTAAATTCCGATTGATGTGTCTGACCATGACTTTAGTCTATGAGAGATTTGCTATTACTCGCCACTAACTTTCAAGGCATTGTTTTCCTGAAAAGTTGCAGCAGTTCATTCATTCATGAATCAATGCGATTCTCACGGTTACACTGACCTGGTAAATGTTTGCAAGTCTTCAGTTGTTGCTCATTAATCAGTTTCTGGTAGCAAGAATATTTGGATCGAGTACATTTCTTGTTTGTTCAAACCTATGATAGAACTATAATGAGTCCGTTTATATCATGAGTATCGATTTAAAGGGAGGTTTCGTTATCCAGTTTAATTTCCTTCCCGGAGTTCTGCCAAGTCTAAAGATTGATCCGCCTTTATCATACAACAAGCAGGCAAAAAAGACCAAATAAAATCGAGGTATCTGATGATGCATAGCAAAACATAAGAAAGCCAATATTAAGTTTGAAAGAAAATGATCACACACGAAGGAAATGTAGATACTTGTATAATGTAAACAGGAAAGAGACTTGTCTAACATATTTATTCATTGTTGTGCTCCAGAGTTTCatgaaagaaaaaagagaagagaACATAATGAAgggaaagaaacaaaaaatatttaaaaaattcttaaGTTTATGAGTTATTTGTAAAACAGTGAGGgcaaattttgaaaagaaaagaaaggattattttatttattttcaacagAAGATTGTGAGAGCTTGTATTTCAATTTCAGCTCTGGAAGAATATCCAATCCACAAACAAGTGTATTATTACTTGAAAGTTGTGTCCTTTTCCAATTCGTCAACGTCAAGTACTTATACAGAGACATATTTCTCAACAGCACCAGTGGTCTAGTGGTAGAATAGTACCCTGCCACGGTACAGACCCGGGTTCGATTCCCGGCTGGTGCATACAGAGCAATGAGGAAGTTGCCATTTGCATTCATAAGGGTTCGAATGACATCAGAATTGTCAGTTGAAATGGCTTTAACTTGAGCTCTGTCTTTTTACGCTTTGCTGCGATTTTTGATCAAATGCATGCTGAGTTTGTAACATCTTGTACATTGACCATCTATTGGCGTtacattttgaaataaaacttaTACTTGACTATAACTTATACTTAAACTTAGACATGAAAAATTCTAAAAACAGCTTACACTTAtcctaaaaattaaaacataattatGGACGGATACCTTTTAGTCAGATTTCTTAACGTTTGCCTTTGCATTGTCCCGTAACAGTGGCCGGACAACCACCCTAAAGACCCGTACTGCAAGTAAAGTTCCCCCGATCGGAGCGATCCAGTAAACAAGAAGATGCTCCTTTGATAAATGTGTGCCGCTAGCATAATCCCATCCGATAACCTAATGATTGCAAATAatgttcatattaatattacctttaaaagttaaaatatgtCTGCGACAATTTATCACCTTGATATATTTCCCCCTGGTAGTATCACTGTATTCTACTTTCTTGGTGCAATTGCAAAAGGTTTAGGAGAAGGTATGGGAATATTAAGTCAAATACTTACAGATGCTGGATTTATATATCCACCAGTAAGATCTGAGAAAACTATATGTAGAGCGATCTTTGAAATACTGGAGATCCATGTTTTCCTGAAGAAGCTTCCAGGAATCTTAGCAGCAAGGCTAAGTGAAAGCAGGACAATCACAAATGCAAGAAATCCTTCTGTTAGTGCTCCTTGATGGATGTCAACATTTAGAGGCGATCTGTGTCCTAATTCAGGAAATGTTCTAATGATGTAGCTAACTCCGGTAATTGATCCAATAATCTAACAAGATAAAAAAACATCTCACAATCAAAATTCTGGGAATTGATTTGATTACTTACAATAAAGAATTTAGTTTCTTTTTCAGAACACAGGACTACATCCCTATCTCCCAATGAAAAGATATTTACTTAGAGAAGTTTGTCCAATCTTCACTTAATTTTGCTGCACCTGGAAACAATTTCTAGATACGCCGCTGACTGACAAGACTTCTGCCTAAAAGAATGTATTGAAATTGCAACTACTAATATTTGtactttatatacacagttaaaCTAAAGCAATCCCTCTACTCTTATTTGAGACGATTTCCATCTTATTAAAGTCTTTTCTGTTGCTTTCTTAAACTTTACGCTCTATGCATCAATAGTgcgtttataaaaaattattgtacCTTTTTTTTCTGATTGAGGTAGGCATGGTACTATATTAGCAAGAAGTACATCAATGTCGTGAACATTGTAAACCATTTCTCAAGCATATTCAGTCATGACATAGAGAAAAGGCCAGATATGAGAAAGCAACTGAATCGCACATCATATATAAAGCTAAACTAATATGGGGGCAGTTACTATCCTCACGTGTGCTGTGCTGTGTGCCATTACTGGCTAGCATGTAGAGATTTTCTACTGCAATAAAATGGAATGTAATAATCtctttatgaaaaataaaagaaccTTATGGGTTTGTAGGATGTGCTATATAACCATAACTACAACCTCTGTAATCTAATAACTAAAGTTCATAAGCAAACTACATGCACAAAGGTGGACCAGATTCAGTCCATTAATGATTTAACCGAGACAATATTGTGAATAGGCGCAACTAGTATTGTTATGCTCCTGATAGCTGGATCACTTGAGGTACAGTCCAAATTGTCCAGTATGGATCTGTGCCCTCTATGCTAACTCTTGACGTTTTTTTCTATTGTATCAATATA
This genomic window contains:
- the LOC108226271 gene encoding probable aquaporin SIP2-1; this encodes MGGLRLIASDFMMCFMWPWSSILIKIFVHKPLGLGFETKDEIIKCAISVINMFFFAWLGMLTKGGAYNPLMVLVPALSGDSSTFLYTVGARIPAQIIGSITGVSYIIRTFPELGHRSPLNVDIHQGALTEGFLAFVIVLLSLSLAAKIPGSFFRKTWISSISKIALHIVFSDLTGGYINPASVIGWDYASGTHLSKEHLLVYWIAPIGGTLLAVRVFRVVVRPLLRDNAKANVKKSD